Proteins co-encoded in one Ciconia boyciana chromosome 14, ASM3463844v1, whole genome shotgun sequence genomic window:
- the ACTL10 gene encoding LOW QUALITY PROTEIN: actin-like protein 10 (The sequence of the model RefSeq protein was modified relative to this genomic sequence to represent the inferred CDS: inserted 1 base in 1 codon; deleted 1 base in 1 codon; substituted 2 bases at 2 genomic stop codons), with translation MPKPAVIIDNGSSFIWAGFAGQKKPKCVLRTVLLHPCSAGMTWETQWHPTTAESMAGFTVAPRTYPLXQGIIADWDGIENLWSHLFFCGLKVLPEEQPVLMANFPSCPSTNREKLVEVLFESFGVPALHMANTGFLSLCTYSRVTGLTTEAGAGVSHAISICLGQTWREATYHLXGGFLTSYLHSLLMESPNNPSVLKALKKKTVIQLKKQCCYVSMDYEGDLHDEASSQPDLHHPARFQAPNGHWITLDKEQFWCLKPLFQLKLLHXSSPGLHHLALQSLQKVPNHTRRDTVGNVVLSGGSLMFPGFPKRMCLELNALFHGTGCQIQVLVSPERGRAAWAGGSMAVWLTSFQHTLMAKGEYQEHGAEYEHRIFQ, from the exons ATGCCAAAGCCTGCGGTCATCATAGACAACGGCAGCAGCTTTATCTGGGCAGGCTTTGCAGGCCAGAAGAAGCCCAAGTGTGTGCTAAGGACCGTGTTGCTGCATCCCTGCAGTGCAGGCATGACATGGGAGACCCAGTGGCATCCCACTACTGCTGAAAGCATGGCGGGCTTCACCGTAGCACCCAGGACTTACCCACTCTAGCAGGGCATCATTGCGGACTGGGATGGCATAGAAAACCTGTGGAGCCACCTCTTCTTCTGTGGCCTGAAAGTCCTCCCAGAGGAACAGCCCGTGCTCATGGCCAACTTCCCTTCTTGCCCCTCCACCAACAGGGAAAAGTTGGTGGAGGTGCTTTTTGAGAGCTTCGGGGTGCCAGCCCTGCACATGGCTAACACCGggttcctctccctctgcaccTACAGCAGAGTCACTGGTCTGACCACGGAGGCTGGGGCAGGAGTCTCCCATGCCATCTCCATCTGCCTGGGCCAGACCTGGAGGGAGGCCACCTACCACC AGGGTGGCTTCCTCACCAGCTACCTGCACAGCCTGCTGATGGAGAGCCCCAACAACCCCTCAGTGCTGAAGGCCTTGAAGAAGAAGACAGTGATCCAGCTGAAGAAGCAATGCTGCTATGTCTCCATGGACTACGAAGGAGACCTCCACGACGAAGCC TCCAGCCAGCCAGACCTCCATCATCCAGCCAGATTTCAGGCCCCCAATGGGCACTGGATAACCCTGGACAAGGAACAGTTCTGGTGCCTGAAGCCACTCTTCCAACTGAAGCTACTCCACTAAAGCTCCCCAGGGCTCCACCACTTGGCCTTGCAGAGCCTCCAGAAGGTACCCAACCACACCAGGAGGGACACGGTGGGTAACGTTGTGCTGTCAGGGGGCTCCTTGATGTTTCCTGGCTTTCCCAAGAGGATGTGCTTAGAGTTGAACGCCCTGTTCCACGGCACGGGCTGCCAGATTCAGGTCCTGGTGAGCccagagaggggcagagcagcctgggcagGAGGCTCAATGGCAGTGTGGCTCACGTCCTTCCAGCACACGTTGATGGCAAAGGGCGAGTACCAGGAGCATGGTGCTGAGTACGAGCACAGGATATTCCAGTAG